In one window of Campylobacter coli DNA:
- the ybeY gene encoding rRNA maturation RNase YbeY, giving the protein MILSDEKCEFLEPIASFLSSKDVELVFVESKEMQEINLEQRKQDKTTDVLSFPLENIDESLPLGSVVINIDLAKQKAKELGHSFEEEVSLLFIHAMLHLLGFDHEVDNGEMREKEKELIEHFNLPKSLIIRTLED; this is encoded by the coding sequence ATGATATTAAGTGATGAAAAATGCGAATTTTTAGAGCCTATAGCAAGTTTTTTAAGCTCTAAGGATGTGGAACTTGTTTTTGTAGAAAGTAAGGAAATGCAAGAGATTAACTTAGAGCAAAGAAAGCAAGATAAAACCACCGATGTGCTTTCTTTTCCACTTGAAAATATCGATGAGAGCTTGCCTTTGGGTTCTGTTGTGATTAATATAGATTTGGCAAAACAGAAAGCTAAAGAGTTAGGACATAGTTTTGAAGAGGAAGTAAGCTTGCTTTTTATCCATGCCATGCTTCATTTGCTTGGATTTGATCATGAGGTAGATAATGGAGAAATGAGAGAAAAAGAAAAAGAGCTTATAGAACACTTTAATTTGCCCAAAAGTTTGATTATAAGGACTTTGGAAGATTAA
- the recO gene encoding recombination protein RecO: protein MQGFILHTQKVKDEDLIVYILSPKELVKAYRFYGLRHSSILNGYKIDFALDENPSFLPRLKDVLHLGFVWIMDREKMLIWQEFIRLLYHHLKDAQVLESFYFELLDECVKRFEKQNPKRVIVDAYLKILEFEGRLHQEFRCFACDESIENPITLIRAFLPSHHTCALGYAFEKQKLKNFYESKNCAIFGDEEIGNLYQLIKEGL, encoded by the coding sequence ATGCAAGGCTTTATACTTCATACGCAAAAAGTAAAAGATGAGGATTTGATTGTTTATATTTTAAGCCCTAAAGAGCTTGTTAAGGCGTATCGTTTTTATGGGCTTAGACATTCTAGTATTTTAAATGGTTATAAAATTGATTTTGCTTTAGATGAAAATCCTAGCTTTTTGCCAAGACTTAAGGATGTTTTGCATTTGGGTTTTGTATGGATTATGGATCGTGAAAAAATGCTGATTTGGCAGGAATTTATCCGTCTTCTATATCATCATTTAAAAGATGCTCAAGTACTTGAAAGTTTTTATTTTGAGCTTTTAGATGAATGTGTAAAGCGTTTTGAAAAGCAAAATCCCAAGCGCGTGATTGTGGATGCTTATCTTAAGATTTTAGAATTTGAGGGGAGACTCCATCAAGAATTTAGATGTTTTGCTTGTGATGAAAGCATAGAAAATCCCATCACTTTAATCCGTGCTTTTTTACCTTCGCATCACACTTGTGCTTTAGGTTATGCATTTGAAAAGCAGAAATTAAAAAATTTTTATGAAAGTAAAAATTGTGCGATTTTTGGCGATGAAGAAATAGGGAATTTGTATCAATTGATCAAGGAGGGTTTATGA
- a CDS encoding cysteine hydrolase family protein, with product MKKAFVLVDYQNDFIDGSLGFEKALKIKENILNTLNQIDFNTTHLLLTYDTHDEDYLRSKEGLNLPIEHCIKDSLGWQMPKEFTPFLQKAHKVFHKNTFGSLEFANFIAKSEYEEIHFAGLVSHICVFCNIILAFSAKPNSRLILHQNLSASFDENLEKSAFDLLRAYGIEIL from the coding sequence ATGAAAAAAGCTTTTGTTTTGGTAGATTATCAAAATGATTTTATCGATGGAAGTTTGGGCTTTGAAAAAGCTTTAAAAATCAAAGAAAATATCCTTAATACTCTCAATCAAATCGATTTTAACACCACACATTTACTTCTTACTTATGATACTCATGATGAGGATTATTTAAGGAGTAAAGAAGGGTTAAATTTGCCTATTGAGCATTGTATAAAAGACAGTTTGGGTTGGCAAATGCCTAAAGAATTTACACCCTTTTTGCAAAAAGCTCATAAGGTTTTTCATAAAAATACTTTTGGAAGTTTAGAATTTGCAAATTTTATCGCAAAAAGTGAATACGAAGAAATTCATTTTGCAGGACTTGTTTCTCATATTTGCGTCTTTTGTAATATCATTTTAGCTTTTAGCGCGAAGCCAAATTCAAGACTTATACTCCATCAAAATTTAAGTGCAAGTTTTGATGAAAATTTAGAAAAATCCGCTTTTGATCTACTTAGAGCTTATGGCATTGAAATACTTTAA
- a CDS encoding tRNA 2-thiocytidine biosynthesis TtcA family protein, which yields MINLSKKLIRQVAQANAKFGLIKDGDRVLLGLSGGKDSLALAHLLKRMQAHAPFKFELEAATLSYGMGEDYSGLHAHCEEHGIKHSVIDSNIYEVSGDTIRKNSSFCSYFSRMRRGALYTYALEKGFNKLAIAHHLDDAAESFFMNFIHNGALRTLAPIYQSKRGITVIRPLIFVRERQLRDNATQNELQVIGNEFCPGMKLSEKNVKFPHAREEAKQLLANLEKEHPKLFTSLKTAFSNLHTESFWLEKA from the coding sequence ATGATAAATCTTAGCAAAAAATTAATACGCCAAGTTGCACAAGCTAATGCTAAATTTGGACTCATTAAAGATGGAGATAGGGTTCTTTTAGGGCTTAGCGGCGGAAAAGATTCTTTAGCTTTAGCACATCTTTTAAAAAGAATGCAAGCTCACGCACCTTTTAAATTCGAGCTTGAAGCAGCAACTTTAAGTTATGGTATGGGTGAGGATTACTCGGGGCTTCATGCACATTGTGAGGAGCATGGGATTAAACACAGCGTGATTGATTCAAATATCTATGAAGTTTCAGGCGATACAATAAGAAAAAATTCAAGCTTTTGTAGTTATTTCTCAAGAATGCGTCGAGGTGCTTTGTATACTTATGCTCTTGAAAAAGGTTTTAACAAATTAGCTATCGCACACCATTTAGATGATGCAGCTGAGAGCTTTTTTATGAATTTTATCCATAATGGAGCTTTAAGAACTTTAGCGCCTATTTATCAAAGCAAACGAGGTATTACGGTTATACGCCCTTTGATTTTTGTGCGCGAAAGACAACTTAGAGATAATGCTACGCAAAATGAACTTCAGGTTATAGGAAATGAATTTTGCCCTGGTATGAAACTAAGCGAAAAAAATGTAAAATTTCCACATGCAAGAGAAGAAGCAAAGCAACTTTTAGCTAATTTAGAAAAAGAACATCCTAAGCTTTTTACGAGTTTAAAAACCGCTTTTTCGAATTTGCATACAGAAAGTTTTTGGCTAGAAAAGGCATAA
- the pfs gene encoding aminodeoxyfutalosine nucleosidase, which produces MKIAILGAMSEEITPLLEILKDYTKLEYANNTYYFASYKNHELILAYSKIGKVNSTLSASVMIEKFGAQVLLFTGVAGAFNPELEIGDLLYATKLAQYDLDITAFGHPLGFVPGNEIFIKTDDKLNNLALEVAKELNIKLRAGIIATGDEFICDEAKKAKIREIFNADACEMEGASVALVCDALKVPCFILRAMSDKAGEKAEFDFDEFVINSAKISANFVLKMCEKL; this is translated from the coding sequence ATGAAAATAGCAATTTTAGGTGCAATGAGTGAAGAAATCACTCCTTTGCTTGAAATATTAAAAGATTATACAAAATTAGAATATGCAAATAATACTTATTATTTTGCAAGCTATAAAAACCATGAACTTATTCTTGCTTATTCTAAGATAGGCAAGGTAAATTCTACCCTAAGTGCTAGTGTAATGATAGAAAAATTTGGAGCGCAAGTTTTGCTTTTTACAGGTGTTGCAGGAGCGTTTAATCCTGAGCTTGAGATTGGCGACTTGCTTTATGCGACTAAATTAGCACAATATGATCTTGATATCACTGCTTTTGGGCATCCATTGGGTTTTGTTCCAGGGAATGAAATTTTTATAAAAACAGATGATAAGTTAAACAATCTTGCCTTAGAAGTCGCAAAAGAATTAAATATCAAACTTCGTGCAGGTATTATCGCAACGGGTGATGAATTTATCTGCGATGAGGCAAAGAAAGCAAAAATCAGAGAGATTTTTAATGCCGATGCTTGCGAAATGGAAGGAGCAAGTGTGGCTTTAGTGTGTGATGCTTTAAAAGTGCCTTGTTTTATCTTAAGGGCGATGAGTGATAAAGCCGGCGAAAAGGCAGAATTTGATTTTGATGAATTTGTGATCAATTCAGCTAAAATTTCGGCTAATTTTGTGCTTAAAATGTGTGAAAAATTATGA
- the fabD gene encoding ACP S-malonyltransferase encodes MNAVFIFPGQGSQSLGMGKDFYENSKTAKELLENASDFCKIDFKNLLFNENEDLNKSEFTQPAILLNSLMAYSALSELKPDIKAKFSLGHSLGEFSALAINGAFSFLEATMLVHKRGLFMQEDCAKVEAGMMVILGLDDKKVEELCQKARDEDKKIFAANYNCDGQIVVAGLKPDLASYESVFKEAGAKRAMLLNMSVASHCPLLENASNKLCIELERILEPNFKAVISNATAKAYTSKQEALELLKTQLVAPVLYKQSIKACENEADYFIEFGASVLKGLNKKITSKETYALTNMNDIEEFLKVI; translated from the coding sequence ATGAACGCTGTATTTATTTTTCCAGGTCAAGGCTCTCAAAGTCTTGGCATGGGTAAAGATTTTTATGAAAACTCCAAAACCGCAAAAGAACTTCTAGAAAACGCCAGCGATTTTTGTAAAATTGATTTTAAAAATTTATTATTTAATGAAAATGAAGATTTAAACAAAAGTGAATTTACACAACCTGCCATACTCTTAAATTCTTTAATGGCTTATAGTGCTTTGAGCGAATTAAAACCTGATATTAAGGCTAAATTTTCTTTAGGCCATTCTTTGGGTGAATTTTCAGCTTTGGCGATCAATGGTGCTTTTAGCTTTTTAGAAGCAACTATGCTTGTGCATAAAAGAGGGCTTTTTATGCAAGAGGATTGTGCAAAGGTTGAAGCAGGTATGATGGTAATTTTAGGGCTTGATGATAAGAAAGTGGAAGAACTTTGTCAAAAAGCTAGAGATGAAGATAAAAAGATTTTTGCAGCTAATTATAACTGCGATGGGCAAATCGTTGTTGCAGGTTTAAAACCTGATTTAGCAAGCTATGAAAGTGTATTTAAGGAAGCAGGTGCTAAAAGGGCTATGCTTTTAAATATGAGTGTAGCAAGCCATTGTCCGCTTTTAGAAAACGCGTCTAATAAGCTTTGCATAGAGCTTGAAAGAATACTAGAGCCTAATTTTAAAGCCGTGATTTCTAATGCTACAGCTAAAGCTTATACGAGCAAACAAGAAGCTCTTGAGCTTTTAAAAACCCAACTTGTAGCCCCTGTGCTTTATAAACAAAGCATTAAAGCTTGTGAAAATGAAGCAGATTATTTTATAGAATTTGGCGCTAGCGTGCTTAAAGGTTTAAATAAAAAAATCACTTCAAAAGAAACCTATGCTTTAACAAATATGAATGATATAGAAGAATTTTTAAAGGTAATATAA
- a CDS encoding peptidylprolyl isomerase, with product MAIEKNSVVSMFYELKDANTNEVLESNLYAQPISFILGKGQILEALEEEVMKLDCPSNADVVVKKEKGLGEYDENAVQVLPKEQFAGIDLKIGMELFGEGENGETVRVTVKEIGDNDVTIDYNHPYAGRDLLFSLNIVDARVASEDELLTGIIAGSHSCGCGSGHGHDHHGHGGGGCCGGGGGGCGCH from the coding sequence ATGGCTATAGAAAAAAATAGCGTAGTTTCAATGTTTTATGAACTAAAAGATGCAAATACAAATGAAGTTTTAGAATCAAATTTATATGCTCAACCTATTTCTTTTATTTTAGGCAAAGGTCAAATTTTAGAAGCTTTAGAAGAAGAAGTTATGAAGCTTGATTGCCCTAGTAATGCTGATGTTGTAGTTAAGAAAGAAAAAGGTTTAGGCGAATACGATGAAAATGCGGTGCAAGTTTTACCAAAAGAACAATTTGCAGGTATTGATTTAAAAATAGGTATGGAGCTTTTTGGTGAGGGTGAAAATGGTGAAACCGTTCGCGTTACTGTTAAAGAAATTGGCGATAATGATGTGACTATTGATTATAATCATCCTTATGCAGGTCGTGATTTGCTTTTTTCTTTGAATATAGTAGATGCTAGAGTAGCAAGCGAAGATGAGCTTCTTACAGGCATTATCGCAGGAAGCCATAGTTGTGGTTGTGGAAGTGGACACGGACACGATCATCACGGACATGGCGGTGGCGGATGCTGCGGTGGCGGTGGCGGCGGATGTGGTTGCCACTAA
- a CDS encoding tetratricopeptide repeat protein, which translates to MKKIFSVALIGATLLYAESSAFGAGDLTSNSPYGLTSSEKLLKEKLDTLSNNNAQANSRINEIEQRVEGLQSTLEGINSQYAKSNSRLTQLETNFEAIENNLSTELQNLKAYVEESRKIQDANNKQIKKILTELSSLVDSINANYVSKDDLNSTNLSIKNTVVVPLSTDDKNITSSNENNISVASTQEKEVKQIDDSWKKKKNNEILDLAIKDLNNNSYENSKIKLNYLIQKQYKPARANFWLGEIEYKQKKYNNAIAYYKKSSALSTKGDYFPKLLYHTAISLDKIGDPKTANGFYKALKTNYPNSPEAKASPNRK; encoded by the coding sequence ATGAAAAAAATATTCTCAGTAGCTCTTATCGGAGCTACTTTACTTTATGCAGAAAGCTCTGCTTTTGGTGCAGGAGATTTAACCAGTAATTCCCCCTATGGTTTAACATCAAGTGAAAAATTACTCAAGGAAAAATTAGATACTTTAAGCAATAATAACGCACAAGCAAATTCTAGAATTAATGAGATTGAACAAAGAGTTGAAGGATTGCAAAGTACCTTAGAAGGTATAAATTCGCAGTATGCTAAATCCAATTCTAGACTAACACAACTTGAAACTAATTTTGAAGCTATAGAAAATAATTTAAGCACAGAACTTCAAAATTTAAAAGCTTATGTTGAAGAAAGTAGAAAAATTCAAGATGCTAATAATAAGCAAATTAAGAAAATTTTAACCGAATTAAGTTCTTTGGTTGATTCTATTAACGCAAATTATGTATCTAAAGATGACTTAAATAGTACAAATTTAAGTATCAAAAATACAGTTGTCGTGCCTCTATCAACTGATGATAAAAACATAACTTCTAGCAATGAAAATAACATCAGTGTTGCTTCAACGCAAGAAAAAGAAGTTAAACAAATAGATGATTCTTGGAAAAAGAAAAAAAATAATGAAATTTTGGACTTGGCTATCAAAGATTTAAATAATAATTCTTATGAGAATAGTAAAATTAAGTTAAATTATCTCATACAAAAACAATACAAACCCGCAAGAGCAAATTTTTGGTTAGGAGAAATTGAGTATAAGCAAAAAAAGTATAATAATGCTATTGCTTATTATAAAAAAAGCTCTGCTTTGAGCACTAAAGGGGATTATTTTCCAAAGCTCTTATATCACACAGCGATTTCTCTTGATAAGATAGGAGATCCAAAAACAGCTAATGGATTTTATAAGGCTTTAAAGACAAATTATCCTAACTCACCGGAAGCAAAAGCTTCCCCAAATAGAAAATAA
- the pal gene encoding peptidoglycan-associated lipoprotein Pal: MKKILFSSIAAFALVISGCSTKSTSVSGDTSVDSNRGTGGSDGWDIDSKISQLNDTLGKVYFDFDKFNIRPDMQNVVNTNANIFNNEVSGVSITVEGNCDEWGTDEYNQALGLKRAKAVKEALIAQGVNSDRIAVKSYGETNPVCTEKTKACDAQNRRAEFKLSR; the protein is encoded by the coding sequence ATGAAAAAAATTCTTTTTAGTTCTATTGCAGCATTTGCATTGGTTATCAGTGGTTGTAGCACAAAAAGCACTAGCGTAAGTGGTGATACAAGTGTAGATTCGAATCGTGGAACAGGTGGTAGTGATGGCTGGGATATTGATTCAAAAATTTCTCAACTTAATGATACTTTAGGAAAAGTGTATTTTGATTTTGATAAATTTAATATCCGCCCAGATATGCAAAATGTTGTTAATACAAATGCTAATATCTTCAACAATGAAGTAAGCGGTGTAAGTATCACTGTTGAAGGTAACTGCGATGAGTGGGGAACAGATGAGTATAATCAAGCTTTAGGTTTAAAAAGAGCAAAAGCAGTTAAAGAAGCTCTAATCGCTCAAGGTGTAAATTCTGACAGAATCGCTGTTAAAAGCTATGGCGAAACAAATCCAGTATGTACAGAAAAAACAAAAGCTTGCGATGCTCAAAATCGTCGTGCAGAATTTAAACTATCAAGATAA
- the tolB gene encoding Tol-Pal system protein TolB, producing the protein MKKIVTVFLIFLGILWAEDPVIDVVNSGVVLPKIIVKDNSNLSDINLKRSFYNIIVNDLKVSSNFEVVSDASSEASNYTFEYDLSKNGNALNLHVKIKAGGLEKSSQTYALNGVEQYPFLAHKSVKASVNALGLAPVEWMDHKILIARNSSSKKSQIIMADYTLTYQKVIIDGGLNLFPKWGNKEQSIFYYTAYDHDRPTLYRYDLRTNKASKILSSGGMVVASDVSLDGSKLLVTMAPKDQPDIYLYDLKSKNLTQLTNYSGIDVNGNFIGVDDSKFVFVSDRLGYPNIFIQNVNNGSAEQAVFHGKNNSAVSTYKDFLVYSSREPNQVGVFNIYLMSINSTGIRQFTANGKNLFPRFSSDGGSIVFIKYLGAQSALGVIRVNANKTFYFPLKVGKIQSIDW; encoded by the coding sequence ATGAAAAAAATTGTAACAGTATTTTTAATTTTTTTAGGAATACTTTGGGCGGAAGATCCTGTGATTGATGTTGTAAATTCGGGTGTAGTCTTACCAAAAATCATTGTTAAAGACAATTCGAATTTAAGTGATATTAATTTAAAGCGCAGTTTTTATAATATCATTGTAAATGACTTGAAGGTAAGTTCAAATTTTGAAGTTGTAAGTGATGCAAGTTCAGAAGCTTCAAATTATACTTTTGAGTATGATTTAAGTAAAAATGGTAATGCTTTAAATTTGCATGTCAAGATTAAAGCAGGGGGCTTGGAAAAATCAAGCCAAACCTATGCTTTAAATGGTGTAGAACAGTATCCTTTTTTAGCTCACAAAAGTGTAAAGGCTTCTGTAAATGCATTAGGACTTGCGCCTGTTGAATGGATGGATCATAAAATTTTGATTGCTAGAAATTCAAGCTCTAAAAAAAGTCAAATTATCATGGCAGATTATACTTTAACATATCAAAAAGTAATCATTGATGGAGGATTGAATTTATTTCCTAAATGGGGAAATAAAGAGCAAAGCATTTTTTATTATACCGCATATGATCATGATAGACCAACGCTTTATCGTTATGACTTAAGAACCAATAAAGCAAGTAAAATTTTATCAAGTGGAGGTATGGTTGTAGCAAGTGATGTGAGCTTAGATGGCAGTAAATTGCTTGTGACTATGGCTCCAAAAGATCAGCCTGATATTTATTTATATGATTTAAAGTCTAAAAATTTAACTCAACTTACAAATTATTCGGGTATAGATGTAAATGGGAATTTTATAGGCGTAGATGATAGTAAATTTGTTTTTGTTAGCGATCGCTTAGGTTATCCTAATATTTTTATACAAAATGTCAATAATGGATCTGCTGAGCAAGCGGTTTTTCATGGTAAAAATAATTCCGCAGTTTCAACTTATAAAGATTTTTTAGTATACTCTAGTCGTGAGCCAAATCAAGTAGGTGTTTTTAATATTTATTTAATGTCAATTAATAGCACAGGTATTCGTCAGTTTACCGCAAATGGAAAAAATTTATTTCCTAGATTTTCAAGTGATGGTGGGAGTATAGTCTTTATTAAATATCTTGGAGCACAGAGTGCTTTGGGTGTTATTCGTGTTAATGCGAACAAGACTTTCTATTTTCCATTAAAAGTTGGGAAAATTCAGTCTATTGATTGGTAA
- a CDS encoding TonB C-terminal domain-containing protein: MKEYGLGKINSFLLAVAVYIFIIILIFFRLVTHMEPAIQYTDIQDSFIDIELMEPSKKVVNEQSTPKDIQKPTQELDIEKLFAQTTNKAVKTEDMDQKASNFNELFGSIKEIQEEKTTKIQSSAKSETRSSSKTQASELVKQLNDSLLEEESINQGESIKNQKTGIYDEFLGKVVRTITQRWRQYHPNSENISVKVKIFIDENGNFGYTSVEKSGNSLYDAKVAEFLENQKGKFIAYPPQNKSISITMNLKDEAQIQK; this comes from the coding sequence ATGAAAGAATATGGTTTAGGCAAGATAAATTCATTTTTGCTTGCTGTTGCGGTTTATATTTTTATTATAATTCTTATTTTTTTTAGACTTGTAACTCACATGGAACCTGCAATCCAATACACTGATATCCAAGATAGTTTTATCGATATAGAGCTTATGGAGCCTTCAAAGAAAGTCGTAAACGAACAAAGTACCCCTAAGGATATTCAAAAACCTACTCAAGAGCTTGATATTGAAAAACTTTTTGCACAAACTACAAATAAAGCAGTAAAAACTGAAGATATGGATCAAAAAGCTAGTAATTTTAATGAGCTTTTTGGTAGTATCAAAGAGATACAAGAGGAAAAAACTACCAAAATACAATCAAGCGCCAAATCGGAAACAAGAAGCAGCTCAAAAACTCAAGCCTCAGAACTTGTAAAGCAATTAAACGATAGTTTACTTGAAGAAGAAAGTATCAATCAAGGTGAAAGTATTAAAAATCAAAAGACAGGAATTTATGATGAGTTTTTAGGAAAGGTAGTGCGCACCATTACACAAAGATGGAGGCAATATCATCCCAATAGTGAAAATATTTCAGTTAAGGTAAAAATTTTTATTGATGAAAATGGAAATTTTGGTTATACTTCGGTCGAAAAAAGTGGAAATTCTTTATATGATGCAAAGGTAGCTGAATTTTTGGAAAACCAAAAAGGTAAATTTATAGCTTATCCACCTCAAAATAAAAGCATAAGTATTACTATGAATTTAAAAGATGAGGCACAAATTCAAAAATAA
- a CDS encoding ExbD/TolR family protein: MPFDDEKPELNITPLVDIMLVLLAILMVTAPSITYEEKINLPQGSQKSTSAPNVKSLIVSINAKKEIFLNQEKYSFVSFADNLAQKKAQFNTDEPVFIRADKSLKYDDVIFVLRSIKNLGFSKVALQTE; this comes from the coding sequence ATGCCATTTGATGATGAGAAGCCAGAGCTTAATATAACTCCTTTGGTTGATATCATGCTTGTTTTATTGGCTATTTTAATGGTAACAGCTCCAAGCATTACTTATGAAGAAAAAATCAATCTTCCTCAAGGAAGTCAAAAATCCACAAGTGCTCCTAATGTTAAAAGCTTGATTGTCAGTATCAATGCCAAAAAAGAAATATTTTTAAATCAAGAAAAATATAGTTTTGTAAGTTTTGCGGATAATCTTGCACAAAAGAAAGCACAATTTAATACCGATGAGCCAGTGTTTATTAGAGCCGATAAGAGTTTAAAGTATGATGATGTTATTTTTGTCCTAAGAAGTATTAAAAATTTAGGCTTTAGTAAAGTCGCCTTACAAACAGAATAA
- a CDS encoding MotA/TolQ/ExbB proton channel family protein, with amino-acid sequence MNFEAIFQFFGSSSIITYIVLAWLSLYFILSFFILFSRMTYLAAWKNKEKESLESLLLGEKDLSRTRSILRKCTDTSLSHLEIYKNLASRRASNGLTWLSIVASTSPFIGLFGTVISILETFGGLGTQNSLSIIAPKISEALVATGCGILVAIPAYTFHLIIKRKAFELLSIIDSEIKVISSNK; translated from the coding sequence ATGAATTTTGAAGCGATATTTCAGTTTTTTGGAAGCTCAAGCATAATCACTTATATAGTCTTAGCTTGGCTTTCCTTATACTTTATACTTTCTTTTTTTATACTTTTTTCAAGAATGACTTATTTAGCAGCTTGGAAAAATAAAGAAAAAGAAAGTCTAGAATCTCTACTTTTGGGCGAAAAAGATTTGAGTAGAACGCGCTCTATTTTAAGAAAGTGCACGGATACTAGCTTATCACATCTTGAGATTTATAAAAATTTAGCAAGTCGTCGTGCATCTAATGGGCTTACTTGGCTCAGTATAGTAGCTTCAACCTCTCCATTTATAGGACTTTTTGGAACAGTTATTTCTATACTTGAGACTTTTGGTGGTTTAGGGACACAAAATTCTTTAAGCATTATCGCACCTAAGATCAGCGAAGCTTTGGTTGCCACAGGCTGTGGTATTTTAGTTGCTATTCCTGCTTATACTTTTCATCTTATTATTAAAAGAAAGGCTTTTGAACTTTTAAGTATTATTGATAGTGAGATTAAAGTTATTAGTTCTAATAAATAG
- the atpC gene encoding ATP synthase F1 subunit epsilon, translated as MDNLISFEIVTPMGVIYQGEVKSVTLPGSEGEFGVLKGHAALVSSLKSGVIDIEKADLNHELIAIDAGHAKVDEDKISVLAKGAVWISGSSESEIEKNLESAKELIKSMSSDNTALAATFSKLDNAKVR; from the coding sequence ATGGACAATTTAATCAGTTTTGAAATAGTTACACCTATGGGTGTAATTTATCAAGGGGAGGTAAAATCAGTTACCTTGCCAGGAAGCGAAGGAGAATTTGGAGTACTTAAAGGACATGCTGCTTTGGTTTCATCTTTAAAATCTGGTGTAATTGATATAGAAAAAGCTGATTTAAATCATGAGTTAATCGCAATTGATGCAGGTCATGCTAAGGTAGATGAAGATAAGATCAGCGTTTTGGCTAAGGGCGCGGTTTGGATTTCGGGTTCTAGTGAAAGTGAAATAGAGAAAAATCTTGAAAGTGCTAAAGAATTAATCAAATCTATGAGTTCAGATAATACAGCTTTAGCTGCTACCTTTTCAAAGCTTGACAATGCAAAGGTTAGGTAG